In Anaerobranca gottschalkii DSM 13577, the sequence ATTGTTCCCCGTTACTATTCCTAAAGCAAAAGTACTTCCTTTAAGGGTTGTGGATGGTATACTTCTCATTTTCTCTAAGATATCTAAAGTTAAAGGGGTCCTAATAAAATTGATGTTATTGTATGGATTTTTTATAACTTGTTCATTTTTTATATTAAAACTTCCCCATTTACTAACAAGGTTAAAATTATCCCCTTCTCTAGGTTTTCTTTTTTGAACTGTTAAAGCTATACTTCCCGATAATACTCCATCAAAGGCTTTACCTAAATCTTTTACTTTAATCAAGGTATGTTCAGTTAAAATCCTTTTCCTAAAATACCTATGGCTTTTAACATTTAATAGGGCTTGAGGCAAACAAAAGGATATGTAACCATTGTCTTTTAAAAAATTCATTCCTTTAAGGGTAAATATAGCCGCTGATTCAGGGTTTTTCTTAGTAAAACCTAAATTTCTCCGCTCTTCTATAGTAAATTTATATCCCCACGGGGGATTTCCTATAATTAAATCAAAGCTCCCTTGTAAATTGCCATCATCTAAATTTTGAAAAAAATTTGCAACTTTAAGATTTTCACTATACTCTCCTGTTAAGAGGAAAAGATTAATTTTACATAGGGATATTGCAATTTTATCAATATCCCAACCCCATAAATTCTCTAATATTTCTTTTTTATATTCTTTTCCGTATTTCCCCACTAATTTTTTATAACACTGTAATAAAAAATTGCCGGAACCACAAGCAGGGTCTAAAATTTTGGGGATTTGGGGAAAATAGCCTAAAATATCCTCTACCATGTCTTCTACAACGGGCTGGGGGGTGAAATAACATCCCTTTTTATTTTTTTGTCCTTCAGGCCTTAGGGATAAGTATAATAAACCTAAAAAATCATCCTCTATTGAAAGTAAATCTAAATTTAATATTTTCTCTAACAATTCCAAATCCCTATTATTAAACATACAACCATTAAAACCTATAGATAAAATTTCTGAAACCCTAGGGGGTAATAAATTAAAATCGCCTGGATCACTAGGTATACTAGAAATAATTTTTTTATCTAATAAGAGCTTGTAAATAACCATTAACAAAACCATTCTAACTCGGTCATCACTATGATAATTTTCAATAAGATTTAATATTTCCCTTACCTTTTCAATATACCTTTCCTCTTTTAAATAATTTTCTGTGATCCTAGGTTTACTATTTTTTTGTTTATTTCTTCGACTTTGAAGTTTTCCCTTTCCATACTTTTGTATTGTTTCTAAAGGTATCATTTTTTTACCATTTACTAAATGAATAGTAACTCCCCCTAGTTTTATCCAATTATTTACAGTAGCTCTGGAGATATTGTATTTTTCCATAACTTCTTCAATAGTAACTAACATACCCTTCCCCTACCTATCCTAATTAATAATAAAATTGTATTATATTTCCTCTTTTTCATCAAGAATGCTCCAATAAAAAAAA encodes:
- a CDS encoding N-6 DNA methylase encodes the protein MLVTIEEVMEKYNISRATVNNWIKLGGVTIHLVNGKKMIPLETIQKYGKGKLQSRRNKQKNSKPRITENYLKEERYIEKVREILNLIENYHSDDRVRMVLLMVIYKLLLDKKIISSIPSDPGDFNLLPPRVSEILSIGFNGCMFNNRDLELLEKILNLDLLSIEDDFLGLLYLSLRPEGQKNKKGCYFTPQPVVEDMVEDILGYFPQIPKILDPACGSGNFLLQCYKKLVGKYGKEYKKEILENLWGWDIDKIAISLCKINLFLLTGEYSENLKVANFFQNLDDGNLQGSFDLIIGNPPWGYKFTIEERRNLGFTKKNPESAAIFTLKGMNFLKDNGYISFCLPQALLNVKSHRYFRKRILTEHTLIKVKDLGKAFDGVLSGSIALTVQKRKPREGDNFNLVSKWGSFNIKNEQVIKNPYNNINFIRTPLTLDILEKMRSIPSTTLKGSTFALGIVTGNNKDFIIPKEQAKDIQKKNLQRVIKGNDILKFKIKSELDYILFEEEKFQQIAPIQYYKEPEKLVYRFISNRLTFAYDDTKTLTLNSANILIPKSTFNIKYILA